The following are encoded in a window of Malassezia japonica chromosome 7, complete sequence genomic DNA:
- the PFS2 gene encoding pre-mRNA cleavage and polyadenylation factor (CPF) complex subunit (EggNog:ENOG503NUVK; BUSCO:EOG09261LPY; TransMembrane:9 (i524-549o929-951i1013-1035o1047-1066i1073-1094o1100-1118i1139-1161o1167-1187i1199-1219o); COG:A) produces MGDSVLEPRPSHTPRWAPKEFREPPGEPPLDTREREEAAATATALAAGFDGRRARRFLQRRTVDYWGTVPKYAHARATRASARNDVFLRPSPNQVVRMLPPYAYSESVSSVASVLAHTSTNKIRCPVNVVRWLPDGRRLLTGSTSGEFTLWNGLTFNFETILQAHDSAVRAMEWSHSGVWLISADQNGQIKYFQHNMNNVQAFTGHRDAVRGLSFSPDDGRFVSASDDSTLKIWSFDEAQEESTLKGHGWEVKCVDWHPTQSLLVSGSKDNLVKFWDPRSGMELGTYHGHKNTVQACQWSPDGNLVATASRDQSIRLYDVRAMQELYVLKGHSKEVCSLAWHPVHHDLLVSGGSEGAMLHWSLNAPNPTAPVHVMEEAHESNVWSLEWHPLGHMLASGSNDHTSRFWSRSRPGEQTEEEHKGEQADERWGAEEWGDDVIPGLAGRDAAPQAQAMDDAIPGLGGAGAAQWAKNAPAPRGAPRRNDRDRWRSNGGWYYTAADKAEAHAPPEDLLKHVRRRRRIAAALSRVAPTLRAILLAGALVLLALLAVPSSPFSRSVYVDENALQPGQEQTTWDWHDVHYADNISSALEEYARANDTAGRLAYLRTELEGMGLEVHEQRYVFAVPNGPPVSGTNLYARSYTPRIDGREAMVLSASWLSRWKEAHTPHAGLPYTPPGSARAVNVRGAASVLALARRLTMVPHWSKDLIVVFSDGYLDGMQAWATSYFGKPQAGLVADEVRGAGAQIWNALALDYPSDSYSSLSLLHEGRDGQLPNLDTLNTVVEIVTRMQFKAMLGLHGATYEDVEYDIPHLDALVARGVPRAPLEWFEAATDRDAVHGFLAGWRALSAQWRLQLAGHPSGVHGVLLPFHVDALTLFAEPAPGPSGFYEMGKVVESTLRAFSNLHERLHHSQFFYLLLSPHRFVQIGTYLFVPLLIGAVLTLTGLALWNALGQRRDRLRGVLAERVAPKTSALLLERPAYDELARRMAGASQAERNIALGAYDALARPVWPTLVCMAAAHAGGLACLALTVRAPLDCTAHGLNSCTTLGLLAALAAALPLATALGVRCAGLDAVPLAMCLHAFAMLHAGMVISVVSTLNFSQATTMALLLAFALYPMVPPWGMRANVPMKKGAGRAALYLLRMLAFVVVSPAVLAGLAQWIPLLAPASFTMQYLAAQIPVAIDLAVWDYHVLRTSTLPFFFVGYLPVVLEGATAAALAARASFSSIDPADIAHFSRLSEHWWDEEGEFKPLHKMNRVRIEFMRQKLEEMHGWDAAMADVLGEAAPAPLSPAFLHGRTMLDVGCGGGILAESAARLGASVTGVDASPENIQVASLHAAEDPALSLRADAAAVQDRSLAYVHATAEALRDEGRQYDLVTAMEVVEHVNQPAEFLRCLADLVRPGGALFMSTMSRTALSYFLTIFLAEDVLRVVSRGTHRHAQYINPEEMVGFFQELGWIRPERERPSGRPTLADGAPVAPLPLRLQYETRGTMYIPVLEKWILASPSVADAAATARPVTGVLPSVLGGTQRATEQCNYFFYVRRPM; encoded by the exons ATGGGCGACAGCGTGCTGGAGCCGAGGCCGTCGCACACCCCGCGCTGGGCCCCGAAAGAGTTCCGTGAGCCGCcgggcgagccgccgctcgacacgcgTGAGCGTgaagaggcggcggcgaccgcgacTGCGCTCGCAGCGGGATTcgacgggcgccgcgcgcggcggtttTTGCAGCGACGTACCGTCGACTACTGGGGTACGGTTCCCAAGTATGcccacgcacgcgcgacacgcgcaagcgcacgcAACGATGTGTTTCTGCGACCGAGTCCGAACCAGGTCGTGCGCATGCTGCCGCCGTACGCGTACAGCGAGTCGGTCTCGTCCGTCGCCTCGGTCCTCGCCCATACCTCGACGAACAAAATCCGGTGCCCGGTGAATGTCGTGCGCTGGCTCCCGGACGGCCGGCGGCTGCTCACCGGCTCGACCAGTGGCGAGTTTACGCTATGGAACGGGCTCACGTTCAACTTTGAGACCATCCTCCAGGCGCACGACTCGGCGGTCCGCGCGATGGAGTGGTCGCACTCGGGCGTGTGGCTCATCTCGGCGGACCAAAACGGGCAGATCAAGTACTTTCAGCACAATATGAACAACGTACAGGCGTTTACAGGGCACCGCGATGCGGTGCGTGGCCTCTCCTTTTCGCCGGACGACGGTCGGTTTgtgagcgcgagcgacgacagCACGCTCAAGATCTGGAGCTTTGACGAAGCCCAGGAAGAGTCCACGCTCAAGGGGCACGGCTGGGAGGTCAAGTGCGTCGACTGGCACCCGACGCAGTCGCTGCTCGTGTCGGGCAGCAAGGACAACCTCGTCAAGTTCTGGGACCCGCGCTCGGGCATGGAGCTCGGGACGTACCACGGCCACAAGAACACCGTACAGGCGTGCCAGTGGAGCCCAGACGGGAATCTCGTggcgaccgcgtcgcgcgaccAGTCGATTCGGCTGTACGACGTACGTGCGATGCAGGAGCTCTACGTCCTCAAAGGCCACAGCAAGGAGGTGTGCAGCCTCGCGTGGCACCCGGTGCACCACGACCTACTCGTGTCCGGCGGCTCGGAAGGCGCAATGCTGCACTGGTCACTCAACGCGCCGAATCCCACCGCGCCAGTGCACGTCATGgaagaggcgcacgagTCCAATGTATGGAGCCTCGAGTGGCATCCGCTGGGGCACATGCTTGCGAGCGGCAGCAACGACCACACCTCGCGGTTctggtcgcgctcgcgcccggGCGAGCAGACGGAAGAGGAGCACAAgggcgagcaggccgacgagcggtGGGGCGCCGAGGAATGGGGCGACGACGTGATCCCGGgcctcgccgggcgcgacgccgctccgcaggcgcaggctATGGACGATGCAATCCCGGGactgggcggcgcgggcgctgcgcagtgGGCAAAAAACGCGCCGGCcccacgcggcgcaccccgCCGCAACGACCGCGaccgctggcgctcgaaCGGCGGCTGGTACTA CACGGCAGCggacaaggccgaggcgcatgcgcccCCGGAAGACCTCCTGAAGCAtgtgcgccggcggcggcgcattgcggcggcgctgagccgcgtcgcgcccacGCTGCG GGCGATCCTTCTTGCTGGGGCACTGGTCCTCCTGGCCTTGCTGGCGGTGCCCTCCTCGCCCTTTTCTCGGTCGGTGTACGTGGACGAAAacgcgctgcagcccgGGCAGGAGCAGACGACGTGGGACTGGCACGACGTGCACTATGCGGACAATATCTCaagcgcgctcgaggaatATGCGCGTGCGAACGACACTGccgggcgcctcgcgtaCCTGCGCACGGAGCTCGAAGGGATGGGCCTCGAggtgcacgagcagcgctACGTCTTTGCCGTGCCGAACGGCCCGCCGGTGAGTGGCACGAACCTATATGCGCGCTCGTACACGCCCCGCATCGACGGGCGCGAGGCTATGGTGCTCTCCGCGAGCTGGCTGAGCCGCTGGAAGGAGGCACacacgccgcacgccggcctTCCCTATACGCCGCCCGgcagcgcgcgtgcggtgAATGTGCGCGGGGCCGCGAGtgtcctcgcgctcgcgcggcgcctcacGATGGTGCCCCACTGGAGCAAGGACCTGATTGTCGTGTTTAGCGACGGATACCTCGACGGCATGCAAGCGTGGGCGACGTCGTACTTTGGCAAGCCGCAGGCTGGGCTCGTtgcggacgaggtgcgcggcgccggcgcccagATCTGgaacgcgctcgcgctcgactaCCCCTCCGACTCCTACTCGTCGCTCTCCCTCTTGCACGAAGGGCGCGACGGGCAGCTGCCGAacctcgacacgctcaaCACGGTCGTCGAGATCGTGACGCGGATGCAGTTCAAGGCGATGCTTGGCctgcacggcgcgacgtacgaggACGTCGAGTACGACATTCCGCACCTCGATGCGCTTGTGGCTCgtggcgtgccgcgcgcgccgctcgagtggttcgaggcggcgacggaccgcgacgcggtgcacggCTTCCTCGCGGGGTGGCGTGCGCTCTCTGCGCAGTGGCGCCTGCAGCTTGCGGGCCACCccagcggcgtgcacggcgtTCTGCTCCCGTTCCACGTCGACGCACTCACGCTCTTTgccgagcctgcgccgggcCCCAGCGGATTCTACGAGATGGGCAAGGTGGTCGAgtcgacgctgcgtgcgttCTCGAACCTGCACGAGCGTCTGCACCACTCGCAGTTCTTCTACCTGCTCCTCTCGCCCCACCGCTTTGTGCAGATCGGCACCTACCTCTTTGTGCCGCTGCTCAtcggcgccgtgctcaCGCTCACCGGCCTTGCGCTCTGGAAcgcgctcgggcagcgccgcgaccgcctgcgTGGCGTACttgcggagcgcgtcgcgcccaagacgagcgcgctcctcctcgagcgcccggCGTACGACGAACTCGCTCGCCGCATGGCCGGCGCGTcccaggccgagcgcaacattgcgctcggcgcgtacgacgcgctcgcccgcCCCGTGTGGCCGACACTCGTGTGCATGGCTGCCGCGCATGCCGGCGGCctcgcgtgcctcgcgctgacggtgcgtgcgccgctcgactgCACCGCACATGGCCTCAATTCGTGCACGACGCTGGGTCTCTTGGCCGctctcgccgcggcgcttccCCTGGCGactgcgctcggcgtgcggtgcgccggcCTGGAtgccgtgccgctcgcgatGTGCCTGCACGCGTTTGCGATGCTGCACGCCGGCATGGTCATTAGCGTCGTGAGCACGCTCAACTTTAGCCAGGCCACGACCAtggcgctgctcctcgcctTTGCGCTCTATCCCATGGTGCCGCCTTGGGGCATGCGCGCAAACGTGCCCATGAAGAAgggcgcaggccgcgccgcgctctaCCTACTCAGGATGCTCGCATTTGTCGTCGTGAGCCCTGCGGTGCTGGCCGGGCTTGCGCAGTGGATTCCGCTCCTGGCGCCCGCCTCGTTCACGATGCAgtacctcgccgcgcagatCCCTGTCGCGATCGACCTTGCGGTATGGGACTACCACGtcctgcgcacgtcgacgctCCCCTTCTTCTTTGTAGGCTACCTCCCGGTGGTGCTCGAAggcgccacggccgccgcgct cgctgcgcgtgcgtcgtTCTCATCGATCGATCCTGCAGACATTGCGCACTTTAGCCGGCTCTCGGAGCACTGGTGggacgaggagggcgagTTCAAGCCGCTGCACAAGATGAaccgcgtgcgcatcgaATTCATGCGCCAGAAGCTCGAGGAGATGCACGGCTGGGACGCGGCGATGGCCGACGTGCTGGGagaggcggcgcctgcgccactGTCTCCTGCCTTTTTGCACGGGCGCACGAtgctcgacgtcggctgcggcggcggtatCCTTGccgagagcgccgcgcgcctcggcgcgagcgtgaCTGGCGTCGACGCCTCGCCGGAGAACATCCAGGTGGCGTCGCTgcatgccgccgaggaCCCCGCGCtgtcgctgcgtgcggatgcggcggccgtccaGGACCGCTCGTTGGCCTATGTCCACGCTACTGCCGAGGCACTCCGCGACGAGGGGCGACAGTACGACCTCGTCACCGCGATggaggtcgtcgagcatgtGAACCAGCCTGCGGAGTTTCTGCGGTGCCTTGCGGACCTCGTGcggccgggcggcgcactgtTCATGTCGACcatgtcgcgcacggccctgTCGTACTTTTTGACCATCTTTCTGGCGGAGGACGTGCTACGTGTCGtctcgcgcggcacgcaccgccACGCGCAGTACATCAACCCAGAGGAGATGGTCGGCTTTTTCCAAGAGCTCGGCTGGATCCGGCCCGAGCGTGagcggccgagcggccgTCCGACGCTggcggacggcgcgccggtcgctccgctgccgctgcgcctgcagtACGAGACGCGGGGCACGATGTACATCCCCGTGCTGGAAAAATGGATCCTtgcctcgccgtcggtcgccgatgcggcggcgactGCGCGGCCGGTAACGGGCGTGCTTCCGTCGGTGCTTGGaggcacgcagcgtgcgaCCGAGCAGTGCAACTATTTCTTTTATGTGCGCCGGCCGATGTAG
- the CLU1 gene encoding Intracellular distribution of mitochondria (EggNog:ENOG503NVWU; COG:J; BUSCO:EOG09261OXV), which produces MSGEKMEDAVPEDAQTFELQLILPSRPLLPKRVAQLGLPETPSPLKVAVTPTETLNDLRATINDSPEGYWLGAFAFTRPKSSERVKEWVPLQEVFEGVPVDRRVLNVTHVPYTETEVRMHLQRLRDLLTGGQADPSALSIDAAASVHDAVVAPQEWTDAPVPPADQWNGWPAATTDALYPDVCRTPRPLPKCVRAMALSAWNPPPQPMALQGHLLYLVVETLEGEALHLTASTYGFFVNKSTSNRFDPQPNEDKASLHSASLFDVLCAASPLFLRNFAKLFNDPVSTRDYFSALPVMNTMPATPWLAREARHDADLLRSQTAYLLTGATSSDTLDASRDWNEELQSSYELPRATLAERLMRDRVLNRLYAELSVAAARAVPRVAAGEVVPMNPADAPEAHMFLFNNLFVSKGVDGVNIYPYLGGDEAAHVAVSKDVQGVRLFATLDVEGLHLLGTVVVDWLGERWVVQTVVPGLFKSNDAVANDAEDAEAKDGAAAPASVVYGGAEGPETIQTDAEFDALLRPAARRLHLAEHKVPDASGAEHDLAVSVDCKGLRGADGRKYLLDVSRTCPVDVAFLENDASAAVLEGSSKPAYPHRMALLRPELLELYYDHALREYAREKLAQQPADQESPARIDVADFALAFNPDAFVEYSVQGEVRVPCKDPSEPGVKAVRDAGVYLRDSAIPRFVSDAAAGLVSCADGLALTQQLHARGINMRYLGLVAHLCQGSQRERLDEAIVAKLGPGFETLLASVRRVAMQEMVVRAAKHVLRSYLRGTPATSVAACIAHFGNCFLGTGLDANPAAVVPPAPFGDAGTSQWASLTPQKLHDALRESVRVRFRFELPASFFDEMHKPQILRALCLRMGIQLRLQDYVFTERPAAPAPAQPKKLSAKEKKALANTPPPRTKTFLPSDVLNIVPVVKNSTPKSALVEEAFEAGRLSFARGDRELGAELLLEGIGFHEQVYGLVHPETARCYSLFASLAHHFTAERARELAKKEQEKAAKEKEKEESEKEGEEAKEAKEAKEANGETNGEANGTDAADAADDLPPIVAETVTLDNALRFQRQAVTISERTLGLDHPDTMMQYMNLAVIERSSGNFDHALRYQHRILTLWQLLYGDDHPDAVHTLSSIALLLQAKRDFATSLKVYQVAYDLALRLFGPDSIYTGNMAHELSQAHTLSGDLKNAIQVEKEAWRVFHERLGDEDALTKESQAFLSSLATSAVRVAKFEQAATNAPRRGAPRGRGRAPKGRVPRT; this is translated from the coding sequence ATGTCCGGCGAGAAGATGGAGGACGCGGTGCCTGAAGACGCACAAACGTTTGAGCTGCAGCTCATACTGCCCTCTCGCCCGCTGCTGCCGAAGCGtgtggcgcagctcggtctGCCTGagacgccgtcgccgctcaAGGTCGCCGTCACGCCGACCGAGACGCTGAACGATTTGCGTGCGACGATCAATGACTCGCCCGAGGGCTactggctcggcgcgttTGCGTTCACGCGCCCCAAGTCCAGCGAGCGCGTGAAGGAGTGGGTGCCGCTGCAGGAGGTGTTTGAGGGCGTGCCGgtcgaccgccgcgtgctcAACGTGACGCATGTGCCGTACACCGAGACGGAGGTGCGTATgcacctgcagcgcctgcgcgacctgctcaCCGGCGGCCAGGCGGACCCGTCGGCGCTGAgcatcgacgcggcggcgagcgtgcacgacgcggtggtcgcgccgcaggagTGGACCGATGCCCCGGTGCCGCCCGCCGACCAGTGGAACGGCTGGCCGGCTGCGacgaccgacgcgctgtACCCCGACGTgtgccgcacgccgcgcccgctgcccaagtgcgtgcgcgcaatGGCGCTCAGCGCGTGGAACCCCCCGCCGCAGCCGATGGCGCTCCAAGGCCACCTGCTCtacctcgtcgtcgagacgctcgagggcgaggcgctgcacctcaCCGCGAGCACGTACGGTTTCTTTGTGAACAAGAGCACGTCGAACCGCTTCGACCCCCAGCCGAACGAGGACAAGGCGTCGCTGCACTCGGCGTCGCTCTTTGACGtcctgtgcgccgcgtcgccgctgtTCCTGCGCAACTTTGCCAAGCTCTTTAACGACCCGGTGTCGACGCGCGACTACTtctcggcgctgccggtGATGAACACGATGCCTGCGACGCCGTGGCTCGCGCGTGAGGCGCGCCACGACGCGGACCTCTTGCGCTCGCAGACGGCCTACCTGCTCACCGGCGCCACGTCGTcggacacgctcgacgcgtcgcgcgactggaacgaggagctgcagtCCTCGTATGagctgccgcgcgcaacgcttgccgagcgcctcatGCGCGACCGCGTGCTCAACCGCCTCTATGCCGAgctgagcgtcgcggcggcgcgggccgTGCCGCGTGTCGCGGCCGGCGAAGTCGTGCCGATGAACCCTGCGGACGCGCCAGAGGCGCACATGTTCCTCTTCAACAACCTCTTTGTGTCGAAAGGAGTGGATGGCGTCAACATCTACCCGTatctcggcggcgacgaggcggcgcacgtcgcggtgAGCAAGGACGTGCAAGGCgtgcgcctctttgcgacgctcgacgtcgagggcTTGCACCTCCTGGGCACGGTCGTGGTTGactggctcggcgagcgctggGTCGTCCAGACGGTCGTCCCCGGCCTCTTTAAGAGCAACGACGCCGTGGCGAACGACGCTgaggacgccgaggccaaggacggcgccgcggcgcctgcgtccGTCGTCTACGGCGGCGCCGAAGGGCCCGAGACGATCCAGACGGACGCCGAGTttgacgcgctcctccgcCCGGCGGCCCGCCGtctgcacctcgccgagcacaaAGTGCCTGACGCGAGCGGTGCCGAACACGATCTCGCAGTGAGCGTCGACTGCAAGGGCCTGCGtggcgccgacggccgcaaGTACCTGCTCGACGTCTCGCGGACGTGCCCGGTGGATGTGGCGTTCCTCGAGAATgacgcctcggccgcggtgctcgaAGGCAGCAGCAAGCCGGCGTATCCCCACCGcatggcgctgctgcgccccgagctgctcgagctctaTTACGACCACGCACTCCGCGAGTACGCGCGCGagaagctcgcgcagcagcccgCGGACCAAGAGTCGcccgcgcgcatcgacgtcgccgactTTGCGCTCGCATTCAACCCCGACGCATTTGTCGAGTACAGCGTGCAAGGCGAGGTGCGTGTCCCGTGCAAGGACCCGTCCGAGCCCGGTGTcaaggccgtgcgcgatgCCGGCGTCTACCtgcgcgactcggcgaTCCCCCGCTTTGTGAgcgacgctgcggccggcctcgtgtcgtgcgccgacggcctcgcgcttacgcagcagctgcacgcgcgTGGCATCAATATGCGCtacctcggcctcgtcgcgcacctgTGCCAAGgctcgcagcgcgagcgtctcgacgaggcgatcgtTGCCAAGCTCGGCCCCGGCTTCGAGACGCTCCTTGCatctgtgcgccgcgtcgcgatgCAGGAGATggtcgtgcgtgcggcgaaGCATGTCTTGCGCTCGTacctgcgcggcacgccggcgacgtcggTCGCCGCGTGCATCGCGCACTTTGGCAACTGCTTCCTCGGCACGGGTCTCGACGCAAACCCCGCCGCGGTGGTGCCCCCTGCGCCGttcggcgacgcgggcaCGTCGCAGTGGGCGTCGCTTACGCCGCAGAagctgcacgacgcccTGCGCGAGTCGGTGCGTGTGCGCTTCCGCTTCGAGCTGCCGGCGAGCTTCTTTGACGAGATGCACAAGCCGCAGATCCTCCGTGCGCTGTGCCTGCGCATGGGCATCCAGCTGCGTCTGCAGGACTATGTCTTTACCGAGCgcccggccgcgccggcgcctgcgcagcccAAGAAGCTCAGCGCGAAGGAGAAAAAGGCACTCGCCaacacgccgccgccgcgcaccaaGACCTTCCTCCCGTCGGACGTGCTGAACATTGTGCCGGTCGTGAAGAACTCGacgccaaagagcgcgcTTGTCGAGGAGGCGTTCGAGGCGGGGCGCCTGTCgtttgcgcgcggcgaccgcgagctcggtgcggagctgctgctggaAGGCATCGGCTTCCACGAGCAGGTCTATGGCCTGGTGCACCCCGAGACGGCGCGGTGCTACTCGCTCTTTGCGTCGCTGGCGCACCACTTTACCGCCGAGCGGGCGCGTGAGCTGGCCAAGAAAGAGCAGGAGAAGGCGGCGAAAGAGAAGGAGAAGGAAGAGAGTGAGAaggagggcgaggaggccaaggaggccaaggaggccaaggaggcgAACGGCGAGACGAACGGCGAGGCAAACGgcaccgacgccgccgacgccgccgacgacctcCCTCCGATCGTCGCCGAGACCGTGACACTGGACAATGCGCTGCGTTTCCAGCGCCAGGCCGTCACCATCTCGGAGCGTACGCTGGGCCTCGACCACCCCGACACGATGATGCAGTACATGAACCTTGCCGTGATTGAGCGCTCGTCCGGCAACTTTGACCATGCACTGCGCTACCAGCACCGCATCCTCACGCTCTGGCAGCTCCTCTACGGCGACGACCACCCCGACGCGGTGCACACGCTCTCGTCgattgcgctgctgctgcaagCGAAGCGCGACTTTGCGACGTCGCTCAAGGTGTACCAAGTCGCCTATGatcttgcgctgcgcctctttggGCCCGACTCGATCTACACCGGCAACatggcgcacgagctgaGCCAGGCACACACGCTCAGCGGCGACCTCAAAAACGCGATCCAGGTCGAAAAAGAGGCCTGGCGCGTCTtccacgagcgcctcggcgacgaggacgcgctcACAAAAGAAAGCCAGGCATTCCTCTCGAgcctcgcgacgagcgccgtgcgcgtcgccaagtttgagcaggcggcgaCCAACGCaccccgccgcggcgcgccccgaggccgcggccgcgcaccaAAGGGCCGCGTCCCTCGTACGTAG
- the VPS36 gene encoding amidase (COG:U; BUSCO:EOG09262LQT; EggNog:ENOG503P0KE) → MERWERWGVGSAEVAAHLAPTEALVARQGGVGMYDGSEKVPDMSCGTLVLTTHRLAYVDDARPLDQSRYVRLALVQQTEHYAGFLKSSPKITLLLRDGREGGAWTCRVCAFENTTSLDGRCALCGVVRASEDVQESVACAACTFLNHPTLPRCELCETPLPKARTGPLAVKLSFRQGGDKPFYAHLRATLLAKAWKTEAARVAAGIDGVISKDTHAAAPAPDAFQDLEALMHQARSMVDLASSLRTQLERRERLLAQDGRTSHDGADSMIHSALVQLGLAAPAVTQDMVQSEAEYHRELARELSHLLLGDATRDGLLAKRKLLALDEVWGFWNRARGTALVSPKVMRAAIAHLPDVAEPPIALRVLSSGLSVLHTPHYDDAVFDARILAPAVSSST, encoded by the exons ATGGAGCGCTGGGAGCGCTGGGGCGTGGGgagcgccgaggtcgcggcgcacctcgcgccgaccgaggcgctggtcgcgCGGCAGGGAGGCGTCGGCATGTACGATGGTAGCGAAAAGGTGCCGGATATGTcgtgcggcacgctcgtgctcacgacgcaccgcctcgcgtaCGTTGACGACGCACGGCCGCTCGACCAGTCGAGATAcgtgcgcctggcgctcgtgcagcagaCTGAGCACTATGCGGGCTTTCTCAAGAGCAGCCCCAAGATCACGCTGCTCTTGCGCGACGGGCGAGAGGGGGGGGCGTGGACGTGCCGCGTGTGTGCGTTTGAGAATACCACATCGCTCGACGGGCGCTGTGCGCTgtgcggcgtcgtgcgggCGAGTGAAGACGTGCAGGAGAGCGTCGCGTGTGCGGCTTGCACGTTTCTCAACCACCCCAcgctgccgcgctgcgAGCTGTGCGAGACGCCGCTCCCGAAAGCACGGACGGGGCCGCTGGCCGTCAAGCTGAGCTTCCGCCAAGGCGGCGACAAGCCGTTCTACGCACacctgcgcgcgacgctcctcgccaaGGCGTGGAAGacggaggcggcgcgcgtggctGCAGGCATCGACGGCGTCATTAGCAAGGATActcacgccgcggcgccggcgccagACGCATTCcaggacctcgaggcgctgatgCACCAGGCCCGGAGCATG GTCGACCTCGCAtcctcgctgcgcacgcagctcgagcggcgcgagcgcctcctcgCACAGGACGGACGCACGTcgcacgacggcgccgaCTCCATGATCCACTCGGCGCTCGTacagctcggcctcgcggcgccggccgtgaCGCAGGATATGGTGCAGAGCGAGGCAGAGTACcaccgcgagctcgcgcgcgagctctCGCACCTGCTGCTTGGAGACGCAACCCGCGATGGTCTCTTGGCCAagcgcaagctgctcgccctcgacgaggtgtgGGGCTTTTGGAACCGCGCACGGGGCACCG CGCTCGTCTCGCCGAAAgtgatgcgcgccgcgattGCACACCTTCCagacgtcgccgagcccccgatcgcgctccgcgtgcTGTCGTCGGGCCTGTCGGTCCTGCATACCCCCCACTACGACGACGCCGTGTTCGACGCACGGATCCTTGC GCCTGCCGTATCCTCTTCTACATGA